Proteins found in one Hippopotamus amphibius kiboko isolate mHipAmp2 chromosome 12, mHipAmp2.hap2, whole genome shotgun sequence genomic segment:
- the NEMP1 gene encoding nuclear envelope integral membrane protein 1 isoform X2 has translation MAGGMKVAVSPAVAGIDLNVVMLQESKVYYMNTSQQSCYKNVLIPKWHDIWTRIQIRVNSSKLVRVTQVENEEKLKELEQFSIWNFFSSFLKEKLNDTYVNVGLYSTKTCLKVEIIEEDTKYSVIVTRRFDPKLFFIFLLGLMLFFCGDLLSRSQIFYYSTGMSVGIVASLLIIIFILSKFMPKKSPIYIILVGGWSFSLYLIQLVFKNLQEIWRCYWQYLLSYVLAVGFMSFAVCYKYGPLENERSINLLTWTLQLMGLCFMYSGVQIPHIALSIIIVALCTKNLEYPIHWLYITYRKMCKATEKTVPPRLLTEEEYRIQGEVETRKALEKLREYCNSPDCSAWKTVSRIQSPKRFADFVEGSFHLTPNEVSVHEQEYGLGSITDQDELDEETSSEEDSDSQYPHLTQQNNFLT, from the exons CTGGAATTGATTTAAACGTGGTCATGCTTCAGGAATCCAAAGTTTATTATATGAATACCAGTCAACAATCCTGTTATAAAAATGTGCTTATCCCAAAGTGGCATGATATATGGACACGGATACAG ATCCGGGTAAATAGTTCCAAACTGGTCCGAGTCACCCAGGTGGAGAATGAGGAGAAGCTGAAGGAGCTAGAGCAGTTTAGTATCTGgaactttttttcctcctttttaaaagagaaattgaatGACACCTATGTTAATGTGGGTCTATACAGCACAAAAACCTGCCTCAAAGTTGAGATTATAGAGGAAGACACCAAGTACAGTGTCATTGTGACCCGGA gatTTGACCCCAAActcttcttcattttcctccttgGACTTATGCTATTCTTTTGTGGAGACTTGCTGAGCAG AAGTCAAATCTTCTACTATTCCACTGGAATGAGTGTGGGAATCGTGGCCTCTTTACTAATCATCATTTTTATACTGTCCAAGTTTATGCCCAAG AAAAGTCCCATTTACATCATCCTGGTAGGAGGCTGGTCCTTTTCCCTGTACCTCATtcaactagtttttaaaaatttacaagagATCTGGAGGTGTTACTGGCAGTATCTTTTAA GCTATGTCCTCGCAGTTGGATTCATGAGTTTTGCAGTCTGTTACAAGTACGGGCCCTTGGAGAATGAACGAAGTATCAACCTACTGACCTGGACCTTGCAGCTGATGGGCCTGTGTTTCATGTATTCCGGTGTCCAGATACCACACATCGCCCTTTCCATTATCATCGTTGCCCTGTGTACCAAGAACCTGGAGTACCCTATTCACTGGCTGTACATCACCTACAG AAAGATGTGTAAGGCAACAGAAAAGACTGTCCCCCCTCGTCTTCTGACAGAAGAAGAATATCGGATACAAGGAGAGGTGGAGACCCGAAAGGCTTTAGAGAAGCTTAGAGAATACTGCAACAGTCCAGACTGCTCGGCTTGGAAGACTGTTTCTCGAATCCAGTCTCCAAAGAG ATTTGCTGACTTCGTGGAAGGTTCTTTCCACCTCACACCAAATGAGGTTTCTGTCCATGAGCAGGAGTATGGGTTAGGGAGCATTACTGACCAGGATGAACTCGATGAAGAAACATCCTCTGAGGAGGACTCGGATTCTCAGTACCCCCATCTCACACAGCAGAACAACTTCCTGACTTAG
- the NEMP1 gene encoding nuclear envelope integral membrane protein 1 isoform X3 encodes MLQESKVYYMNTSQQSCYKNVLIPKWHDIWTRIQIRVNSSKLVRVTQVENEEKLKELEQFSIWNFFSSFLKEKLNDTYVNVGLYSTKTCLKVEIIEEDTKYSVIVTRRFDPKLFFIFLLGLMLFFCGDLLSRSQIFYYSTGMSVGIVASLLIIIFILSKFMPKKSPIYIILVGGWSFSLYLIQLVFKNLQEIWRCYWQYLLSYVLAVGFMSFAVCYKYGPLENERSINLLTWTLQLMGLCFMYSGVQIPHIALSIIIVALCTKNLEYPIHWLYITYRKMCKATEKTVPPRLLTEEEYRIQGEVETRKALEKLREYCNSPDCSAWKTVSRIQSPKRFADFVEGSFHLTPNEVSVHEQEYGLGSITDQDELDEETSSEEDSDSQYPHLTQQNNFLT; translated from the exons ATGCTTCAGGAATCCAAAGTTTATTATATGAATACCAGTCAACAATCCTGTTATAAAAATGTGCTTATCCCAAAGTGGCATGATATATGGACACGGATACAG ATCCGGGTAAATAGTTCCAAACTGGTCCGAGTCACCCAGGTGGAGAATGAGGAGAAGCTGAAGGAGCTAGAGCAGTTTAGTATCTGgaactttttttcctcctttttaaaagagaaattgaatGACACCTATGTTAATGTGGGTCTATACAGCACAAAAACCTGCCTCAAAGTTGAGATTATAGAGGAAGACACCAAGTACAGTGTCATTGTGACCCGGA gatTTGACCCCAAActcttcttcattttcctccttgGACTTATGCTATTCTTTTGTGGAGACTTGCTGAGCAG AAGTCAAATCTTCTACTATTCCACTGGAATGAGTGTGGGAATCGTGGCCTCTTTACTAATCATCATTTTTATACTGTCCAAGTTTATGCCCAAG AAAAGTCCCATTTACATCATCCTGGTAGGAGGCTGGTCCTTTTCCCTGTACCTCATtcaactagtttttaaaaatttacaagagATCTGGAGGTGTTACTGGCAGTATCTTTTAA GCTATGTCCTCGCAGTTGGATTCATGAGTTTTGCAGTCTGTTACAAGTACGGGCCCTTGGAGAATGAACGAAGTATCAACCTACTGACCTGGACCTTGCAGCTGATGGGCCTGTGTTTCATGTATTCCGGTGTCCAGATACCACACATCGCCCTTTCCATTATCATCGTTGCCCTGTGTACCAAGAACCTGGAGTACCCTATTCACTGGCTGTACATCACCTACAG AAAGATGTGTAAGGCAACAGAAAAGACTGTCCCCCCTCGTCTTCTGACAGAAGAAGAATATCGGATACAAGGAGAGGTGGAGACCCGAAAGGCTTTAGAGAAGCTTAGAGAATACTGCAACAGTCCAGACTGCTCGGCTTGGAAGACTGTTTCTCGAATCCAGTCTCCAAAGAG ATTTGCTGACTTCGTGGAAGGTTCTTTCCACCTCACACCAAATGAGGTTTCTGTCCATGAGCAGGAGTATGGGTTAGGGAGCATTACTGACCAGGATGAACTCGATGAAGAAACATCCTCTGAGGAGGACTCGGATTCTCAGTACCCCCATCTCACACAGCAGAACAACTTCCTGACTTAG
- the NEMP1 gene encoding nuclear envelope integral membrane protein 1 isoform X1 has protein sequence MAGGMKVAVSPAVGAGPWSWGAGGGGAVRLLLVLSGCLVCGSAGIDLNVVMLQESKVYYMNTSQQSCYKNVLIPKWHDIWTRIQIRVNSSKLVRVTQVENEEKLKELEQFSIWNFFSSFLKEKLNDTYVNVGLYSTKTCLKVEIIEEDTKYSVIVTRRFDPKLFFIFLLGLMLFFCGDLLSRSQIFYYSTGMSVGIVASLLIIIFILSKFMPKKSPIYIILVGGWSFSLYLIQLVFKNLQEIWRCYWQYLLSYVLAVGFMSFAVCYKYGPLENERSINLLTWTLQLMGLCFMYSGVQIPHIALSIIIVALCTKNLEYPIHWLYITYRKMCKATEKTVPPRLLTEEEYRIQGEVETRKALEKLREYCNSPDCSAWKTVSRIQSPKRFADFVEGSFHLTPNEVSVHEQEYGLGSITDQDELDEETSSEEDSDSQYPHLTQQNNFLT, from the exons CTGGAATTGATTTAAACGTGGTCATGCTTCAGGAATCCAAAGTTTATTATATGAATACCAGTCAACAATCCTGTTATAAAAATGTGCTTATCCCAAAGTGGCATGATATATGGACACGGATACAG ATCCGGGTAAATAGTTCCAAACTGGTCCGAGTCACCCAGGTGGAGAATGAGGAGAAGCTGAAGGAGCTAGAGCAGTTTAGTATCTGgaactttttttcctcctttttaaaagagaaattgaatGACACCTATGTTAATGTGGGTCTATACAGCACAAAAACCTGCCTCAAAGTTGAGATTATAGAGGAAGACACCAAGTACAGTGTCATTGTGACCCGGA gatTTGACCCCAAActcttcttcattttcctccttgGACTTATGCTATTCTTTTGTGGAGACTTGCTGAGCAG AAGTCAAATCTTCTACTATTCCACTGGAATGAGTGTGGGAATCGTGGCCTCTTTACTAATCATCATTTTTATACTGTCCAAGTTTATGCCCAAG AAAAGTCCCATTTACATCATCCTGGTAGGAGGCTGGTCCTTTTCCCTGTACCTCATtcaactagtttttaaaaatttacaagagATCTGGAGGTGTTACTGGCAGTATCTTTTAA GCTATGTCCTCGCAGTTGGATTCATGAGTTTTGCAGTCTGTTACAAGTACGGGCCCTTGGAGAATGAACGAAGTATCAACCTACTGACCTGGACCTTGCAGCTGATGGGCCTGTGTTTCATGTATTCCGGTGTCCAGATACCACACATCGCCCTTTCCATTATCATCGTTGCCCTGTGTACCAAGAACCTGGAGTACCCTATTCACTGGCTGTACATCACCTACAG AAAGATGTGTAAGGCAACAGAAAAGACTGTCCCCCCTCGTCTTCTGACAGAAGAAGAATATCGGATACAAGGAGAGGTGGAGACCCGAAAGGCTTTAGAGAAGCTTAGAGAATACTGCAACAGTCCAGACTGCTCGGCTTGGAAGACTGTTTCTCGAATCCAGTCTCCAAAGAG ATTTGCTGACTTCGTGGAAGGTTCTTTCCACCTCACACCAAATGAGGTTTCTGTCCATGAGCAGGAGTATGGGTTAGGGAGCATTACTGACCAGGATGAACTCGATGAAGAAACATCCTCTGAGGAGGACTCGGATTCTCAGTACCCCCATCTCACACAGCAGAACAACTTCCTGACTTAG